CTTAACCCTGCATACAAAAAATTTAAACCATTAAGAGGAGATATTGATGATTTTTCAACAAAACTTCAAGAATGTATTAATGCTATCAATTTAGTTGACAGTAGAAATGAGAGTGAGGAGCATTTAAAATCTCCAATATCAAGATTTCTTTCATC
This Chryseobacterium arthrosphaerae DNA region includes the following protein-coding sequences:
- a CDS encoding DUF7149 domain-containing protein, which translates into the protein MKINKLEPQKALNPAYKKFKPLRGDIDDFSTKLQECINAINLVDSRNESEEHLKSPISRFLSS